One Thermodesulfobacteriota bacterium DNA window includes the following coding sequences:
- a CDS encoding ABC transporter substrate-binding protein — MKRLSTILFTSLLICLLCAGTRSGYAGEARGVTDDTITIGVIADQTGVAAPVLVPATNGARTYFRYINDQGGINGRKVKIIVEDDRYTIPGAIAAFKKLVFRDKVLSVLFCGGLGQTYALMPQIEKHKVPVIPVSTAEGLSTPLKTYIFTSAASYDDEIKLCLDYIMKDLKAKNPKIAFVYPDVEFGKSGLRAIEKYLPNYNLKLSNKTVINLGEIDATSQVLVLKKENPDYIITDIALAGLVSFYKAAKKYDLGSKVLAGYAVNGDENIEIVGDAMKDTLVISSIGYWTDDTSGMAELRKITKKYHPETKRMFKNYTQGWLGSMICAEGLKRAGRNLNPDTLVEAYETFNNFSTGGISEPISYSKTNHKGGTMNKFYKVDVENQTFIPISGFRKPAFKD; from the coding sequence ATGAAAAGATTATCGACCATTTTATTCACGTCGCTACTAATCTGTCTCTTGTGTGCAGGTACAAGGTCGGGTTATGCAGGAGAGGCTAGAGGTGTAACGGATGACACCATAACGATTGGAGTAATTGCAGATCAGACGGGAGTGGCTGCCCCCGTGCTTGTCCCCGCGACCAATGGGGCAAGGACATACTTTAGATATATCAATGACCAGGGGGGAATCAATGGTAGGAAAGTAAAAATCATCGTTGAGGATGATCGTTATACCATTCCCGGTGCTATCGCTGCTTTCAAGAAACTGGTCTTTAGAGATAAGGTTCTATCTGTTCTTTTTTGCGGAGGGCTTGGTCAGACCTATGCCCTTATGCCGCAGATTGAGAAGCATAAGGTTCCTGTAATACCCGTAAGCACTGCAGAGGGACTGTCTACTCCACTTAAAACATATATATTCACATCAGCGGCGAGTTATGACGACGAGATAAAGCTTTGCTTAGACTATATCATGAAGGATCTGAAGGCAAAAAACCCGAAAATAGCATTCGTCTATCCAGATGTTGAGTTTGGTAAAAGCGGTTTGCGGGCCATAGAAAAGTATCTTCCAAACTATAACTTAAAATTGAGTAATAAGACAGTAATTAACCTCGGCGAAATCGATGCAACCTCTCAGGTGTTGGTTTTGAAGAAAGAGAATCCGGATTATATAATTACGGACATTGCCCTTGCTGGCCTTGTTTCCTTCTATAAAGCTGCAAAAAAATATGATTTAGGAAGTAAGGTCCTCGCGGGATATGCTGTCAATGGCGATGAGAATATAGAAATTGTTGGAGATGCCATGAAAGATACTTTGGTGATAAGCTCCATCGGTTATTGGACTGACGATACCTCTGGAATGGCTGAACTGAGAAAGATCACCAAGAAATATCACCCCGAGACGAAGCGAATGTTTAAAAATTACACACAGGGTTGGCTCGGTTCAATGATCTGTGCAGAAGGGCTAAAAAGGGCAGGTAGAAATCTAAATCCCGATACTCTGGTCGAGGCTTATGAAACCTTTAACAACTTTAGTACCGGTGGAATTTCGGAGCCTATAAGTTACAGCAAAACAAATCATAAAGGCGGAACGATGAATAAATTCTATAAAGTTGACGTAGAGAATCAGACCTTTATACCGATTAGTGGATTTAGGAAGCCAGCTTTCAAAGATTAA